catttcattaaattttaaaaattatcattttttatttaaagtaatcaacataattattaaaaaaaacacagccATTACTATAGCAACCGTTATTTAACCAATAAGTGTTGGTGACTAATCGGCGGAAAGAATTTGATACATCTGCTTTCCCTTCTGTAAAATAAATCCTTGAGTGTTCAATGTGGAAAGAAAGGTGGAAAAATTATCCACATTGACATTTGCCAAAGCTGCAATATCTTTCATTTCAGCAACTGAGAACGTAGAACGCGATAATGATTTCGCTTTACGGTGTATCATGGTCAAGAAGCGTTTGGCCTGAAACAATGCgatataaataaataggtacctacgatgaAAAACTGGTCTTATTTAACGACATATAACATACTTGATTCCTAGAACTGATTCCAGATCCGTTTTGGGAACGTTGGAAATCCAATGTACCGTATTCGTCGGAATATGTATCCATCAGACTCCAATTTATCAACTCGATGACTTCTTGAGCATCTGAAAGAGTTGCTTCTTCTCTAAGCTCTAATTTGGCTCTGgcctaaaataattttcatccctcgattaaaattgattaagaaatttcacttcataaaaaatttttcaataagctCACTTGAGTTAATCTGACGAGTGAAAGTAATTGACGAGTTGTGACTGGAGTCGAGTCGCTGGTGTGATGGTTTTCTCTCATTTTCAGATAGAAACTTTGAAGAGTTTCTTTGGCATCTTGGGATAAAGTAGGCGTTTGGACGTATTTTCTCGCATAAGCTATATATTTTCGTAATAATTGTGGAGGGAGTAGGTCTAATTTAtcattttgagtcatttttaatCGTTCACTGACAAAACAAAAAAGcgaattagtttttaaaaatttaaaataaattatttttctctgccAGAGAAAAATTTACCAGAGGGGAATATTCCCACCAGCTTCGCTATTCTGAGATCTAGCTTCTGTGAATGTATCGTTTAAATCGATCTTGGCCCCCGAATGGATTTTCATCACGTGCTCAGATAATAACGAATCTAAGtgctgaaaaattcatattttacaatcgaatttcaaaaaacactgTTAATCTAATTCTGATTATTTACCTCGTTCGGTTTATCGAGTAAAATAAATACTAAATCGAATCTCGACAGCAGAGCTTGGCCCAATCTTAAATTTTCAGATACGGTTTTACCTTTATTATAATGACCTCCGGCTGGATTTGCGGCAGCCAAAACTGTAGTTCGAGCAGGTAGCATACAAATTACTCCTGCTTTGGCTATGCTGACGGTTTGTTGTTCCATCACTTCCAAAAGTGCCTAAAAATACACTAGGGATGTAATTTAAATATcaaaagaaaactaaaaaacatcataaaaatataGTACTTGATGCTGCGaagacattttatcaaattcgtCGATGCAGCAACATCCTTGATCAGCTAAAACCAAAGCTCCAGCTTCTAAAGAGAAATCACCGCCTCCTTCGCGAACCAATGTAACAGTTAATCCAGACGATGTCGTGGTGTTTCCACAAACGAATACACctatttaaaaatggaaatactTCACCATTTGTAATTTAAACTTACAATATTCTATTGATTAGGAAATATCCCACCTCGAGGAGCAACGAAACTACACGCTTGTAACATTTGAGATTTTCCTAATCCCGGATCACCTACTACAAGAACATGTATTTGTCCTCTAGATTCCATAGAATCAGTATCGGCGCCACCGAAAAGTGCTAACAGTAGACCTGCTTTGACCATTTCGTGACCATAGATTGTAGGACATACAGAATTGACGAGCAGTTTGAAAAGATGAGGTTCGGAATGTATTTCCTAAGAAGATTAATCAGAGTTGAAATCTTTCttgattttaaataattcataaatttattatCGGTGTAATTACTTGAATGGCGTCATAATCTCGTTGAGTAAACTGGACAGATACGCCTGATTCTTTATTCGGATTACCGGCAGAGTCGGTGTTTTTATTATTCGTGATACTGATTACCTCGATGTATAGAGTAAATACACTAGgtccttttgtttttttgaaattttcgtccgCACTACgaacctaaaaataaaaacttatcaGCGATCAAAAAAATTCCGAGCGATTCGTTTCAATAATAATTACTTTGACTATTCCGGTAATCTTCACAATGTCTCCTGGCGCACAAGTACCCACCAGATCGTCGCTCAATTCACACTCTACGGTACGTGGAACTCGACCCCCTTCTCTCTGCAACAAACATTGATTACTTTTCCATCACGTTCTGAATGTTTATAAACCTATTTTCCGACATACTTGATCATCGGGCACTATTTCTTGCACTTTTATACATTGCCAATCGAAAGTCTGAGTGTAAGGTGACGAACGTAAAGCAGAAAAGGTTTTAAAGTGACAGTCTTTATTCAAACACTTGGTCGGCTGCGTAAAGGCTCCATCAGGTTGCTTGACACACTGAATAGTGGAACATCCGCAGCATTTAAATGCCATCCAAGAACATTGCAACTTCGCATTACTAACGCGAATTATAGTGCCATTGATCGACACCAGTTTTCCTGTATAATTAAACAATGCATATTATCAATACCTGTTTTTATTTCTCAGTTCCCTTCTGAGAAGAAAAACTCACCGtagaaattcgtttttaaatttttcaacggaGTAATCGTATCGTGATTACTGATTCGAGCTTTGATCAGAGGGATATCTATGGAGGTCGAATCTTCATTCACATCTTGCAAAGACATCGATTGTTCTTTCATGGATTTCCACACCACCTGGAACCATATTGAttagtatgtattttttcaaaatcaaacttcaaaCAGAATTTTTACCCACCTGATGGACAGCGAGTCCTAAGCAATCCAATGTATTGGATGGATTATCAGACAAATCTTCTTTGAATGAAGGCCATTTATCAGATAATTCGTTACTGGCATAGCAcgttttcaaatcgaaaatatAAAATCTATTCTCTTCTACTTCTTCTTCGTTGAATAACTCTTTAAGATTCAGAACGAATTCTTCGGCTGCTTCAACTTTGCGGACGATTTCAACACTTGTTCTGTAATCTAATCCAGAAATCCGTGAATTTTGATACAGTGCAAATAATGCCTATAAATTTAACGTTGATTTTAAAACACGTGTACCATCGTCAGGAAAGTACAGTTTCCATCCAGCGTACGGCGAGCATCTTATTTTGGCATGATTATGAGGAACTGCTGAAGGTGTGTTTGCGGTCTGAGGTGAAAAAGAATCATCGGAAGTAAAAGTGAATGTATCACTAGGATTACTAGAATTAACATTGGCAGAATTGTTCAATGACGAATCATTATTGTTTGCCGGATTGACTCGACCTCGTTTAGAAGTGGAACCTAGAACAgatatttatattatttttctggatttacAAATAGTAAGttcatgaaaataataattttacctCTTCCTCGATAGTTGTTTCTGGCTTTGTATTGACCCCGCCAgaaatttttcttgaagggaTACGGTTTGTTGTTGTTCGGCATATCGCAGACTAAAtagtagaaaattaaataaaataccaaaaatgttAGTTTTACACCGTGGAGGCAGATGAACTTTATTCCCGCCAATTCTCAGGTTCCATCATTTTCTTCCAGctttaaaaatggcaaaaaatacaaagtagACAACTCTACGAATGCATTCGGATTTTGATACAGATTTTCAGAATGGTCttaaatatccaaaaaatcattaaatatcAGAAGTAATACAACAACTTTCCCaactttaaataatttttggaaattttcaaaatttttttatcactgttatcaaaaaaaaacatgcaacgTACCTGAACGAAACTTTAGCGCCGGAATCCTTCGTGCATTCGGTTCATTGCAACTTCAATAGATAGCGCAAGTGCAGCTTTCACCTACCGGCAACCGGGTCAGGCACTTCCATTTATGAGACACCctgtatcatttttcaattcacagAAGATAAGAATCTCggttgttttattttcaaaattttctgatgtgTGATCTAATCATTGGTGAAAATAGATAGTgtttgttgtaaatttttaaaaaattacattattttcaaatttttaatgaatatgtGACCGTGTTTATTTCACCCTAGTACTTTAATCAATTCTAGtaagttttgtttcatttccaTTCTTCTATCTTTCATAATTACGAATTCGTTGAGTGATTCCTTATCATCCTAAATAACGAAAAGTTGAAGTAGTTAACGAACAAAAACGTAATTCGTGTCAAGTTTTTCAAGTCTTATGTAGCAAataattgtaaataaaatgttgacattttttaaggCTACGCTTGAAGCTTTCTTCACGTAACTCGCATCTTATCATTGCTAACACGTATGTTTACGTATGCTTTATTTTGCAGAATGTTCAGAAGAAGAAATAtcattttactgtttttaattttctcgcatatattttgcgagaaaaaagaCGAAGATGATTTGAACACCGAAGAATTGGTCCAAATTTACACCGAAGCCGACGAACCGATTGTCGAAATCGTCAAAGGAGCCGATGTGATTAAGATCGTTCCCGCACCAGACCTGTCTAAGGAAGAACCACGGTTCAAAGTTGAAACTCCGGACAAAGATGTACAAGATGATTCGAAAATCAGACGTAAGATCAACTCATTGGATACCGAGTTggtgaaaatgttttataaaaGCTTGGAAGACAAGTATCCTCAATACACAACTAATAAAGAATACCAGAACATTCTACCCAAGTTTATCGACTCGCaacatgaagagaagaaaaccGACGAAAACGACGAACCTAATCAAAATAAAGAAGGTTTGTATTCGATACTTATATACGCCACGCATTTTGTAATCAAATTTATTAATCGATCTTCCGTTTATGTATCCAAACAGCCGAAGATATTTATAAGAAAGCCATCGAAATGTTCAGAGAAGTACGACCTCGTAAAATCGAAGGCCTTCAAGCGTTATTAAAAGCTAATGAACTAGGCCATAAAAAAGCTAAAGCTTTAATCGCCTGGGAGTATTTATTCGGCACCGAGTTACCACAAAATATCACTTATGCTAAAGAAACCTTCGAAGAATTAGCAGCCATCGGCGTATCCGAAGCTCATATGGGATTAGGTTTCTTGTATTCTACCGGAATTGGTGTAAATGCTAGTCAGCCTAGAGCATTAGTTCATTATACTTTCGCTGCACTGAGTCAGAATCCCTGGGCTCAAATGGTGCTAGGATACAGGCACTGGAGCGGTGTGACTTTATCCTCAGATTGCGAAAGTGCTCTGAACTATTATCGTCTTGTTGCCAATAAAggtaatttgtttaattttgcGTTGTAGAAGTTTTGCTTCAATTTTAACTCGTCTTTATTTCGATCTAGTTGCCAGTGAAGTTTCGCTTTCCGGTGGCCCTGTCGTCCAAAGAATACGATTATTAGAAGAGACAGAGAATCCGAGTTATAGTACGGGTATAATGGACAAGGATTTATTAGATTACTACCAGATGCTAGCTGATAAAGGTGATGTACAAGCTCAAGTTGGTTTGGGCCAGTTGCATTATCAAGGAGGTCGAGGAGTTGAATT
This region of Planococcus citri chromosome 5, ihPlaCitr1.1, whole genome shotgun sequence genomic DNA includes:
- the LOC135847237 gene encoding DNA helicase MCM8-like — encoded protein: MPNNNKPYPFKKNFWRGQYKARNNYRGRGSTSKRGRVNPANNNDSSLNNSANVNSSNPSDTFTFTSDDSFSPQTANTPSAVPHNHAKIRCSPYAGWKLYFPDDDYRTSVEIVRKVEAAEEFVLNLKELFNEEEVEENRFYIFDLKTCYASNELSDKWPSFKEDLSDNPSNTLDCLGLAVHQVVWKSMKEQSMSLQDVNEDSTSIDIPLIKARISNHDTITPLKNLKTNFYGKLVSINGTIIRVSNAKLQCSWMAFKCCGCSTIQCVKQPDGAFTQPTKCLNKDCHFKTFSALRSSPYTQTFDWQCIKVQEIVPDDQREGGRVPRTVECELSDDLVGTCAPGDIVKITGIVKVRSADENFKKTKGPSVFTLYIEVISITNNKNTDSAGNPNKESGVSVQFTQRDYDAIQEIHSEPHLFKLLVNSVCPTIYGHEMVKAGLLLALFGGADTDSMESRGQIHVLVVGDPGLGKSQMLQACSFVAPRGVFVCGNTTTSSGLTVTLVREGGGDFSLEAGALVLADQGCCCIDEFDKMSSQHQALLEVMEQQTVSIAKAGVICMLPARTTVLAAANPAGGHYNKGKTVSENLRLGQALLSRFDLVFILLDKPNEHLDSLLSEHVMKIHSGAKIDLNDTFTEARSQNSEAGGNIPLCERLKMTQNDKLDLLPPQLLRKYIAYARKYVQTPTLSQDAKETLQSFYLKMRENHHTSDSTPVTTRQLLSLVRLTQARAKLELREEATLSDAQEVIELINWSLMDTYSDEYGTLDFQRSQNGSGISSRNQAKRFLTMIHRKAKSLSRSTFSVAEMKDIAALANVNVDNFSTFLSTLNTQGFILQKGKQMYQILSAD